The Rhinoraja longicauda isolate Sanriku21f chromosome 15, sRhiLon1.1, whole genome shotgun sequence genome includes a region encoding these proteins:
- the cnpy3 gene encoding protein canopy homolog 3 — protein sequence MLPAVRLASALLLVARLIWGNDDSDWVKLPNKCEVCKYLAVELKSAFDETGKKNEVINTKYSFMEGKGTRIKYRHSDIRLIEVTENICNRLLEYNLHKERIGSNRFAKGMSETFQTLHGLVHKGVKVVMDIPYELWNETSAEVSDMKKQCDVMVEMYEDAIEDWYRNHQEEDLTKFLCEQHVLKPHETECLKEEWSSQKGDPAAVDVDKKKRKKKKDKGKAEDKKKGKKGKKKKRREGESERVVDKEMLSDNEQTQPPSHRSDEL from the exons ATGCTCCCCGCAGTCCGGCTGGCCTCGGCGCTCCTCTTGGTGGCCCGGCTCATCTGGGGCAATGATGACTCCGACTGGGTGAAACTCCCCAACAAATGTGAAG TTTGCAAGTATCTTGCTGTGGAATTGAAATCGGCATTTGATGAAACAGGAAAAAAGAATGAGGTGATTAACACCAAATACAGCTTTATGGAAGGAAAGGGGACAAGGATTAAATACAGGCACTC TGATATTCGATTGATCGAAGTCACTGAAAATATTTGCAATCGGCTGCTGGAGTACAACCTTCACAAGGAGCGGATCGGCAGCAACCGCTTTGCCAAG GGAATGAGCGAGACTTTCCAAACTCTCCATGGTCTTGTCCACAAAGGTGTCAAAGTGGTGATGGACATCCCGTATGAGTTGTGGAATGAGACGTCTGCCGAGGTCTCAGACATGAAGAAACAG TGCGATGTGATGGTAGAAATGTATGAGGATGCCATTGAGGACTGGTATAGAAACCACCAGGAGGAAGATCTCACCAAATTCCTCTGTGAACAGCACGTGCTAAAGCCCCACGAGACAG AATGTTTGAAGGAAGAATGGTCGAGCCAGAAGGGAGACCCTGCAGCAGTCGATGTGGAcaagaagaaaagaaagaaaaagaaagataaAGGCAAAGCAGAGGACAAAAAGAAAGGGAAGAAAGGAAAGAAGAAAAAGAGacgagaaggggagagtgaacgAGTAGTGGATAAAGAGATGTTATCAGACAATGAGCAAACACAGCCTCCTTCCCACAGATCTGATGAACTGTAA